A genome region from Bemisia tabaci chromosome 3, PGI_BMITA_v3 includes the following:
- the LOC109030516 gene encoding uncharacterized protein isoform X3 produces the protein MAQCALPVSFLLTLLLSRCSAVLAILHKKVYAEEDLRRNYRLEDFLWTGSGDGEDGESGDHSWQTTTVFQTTTILTTIYSTPVYVRPSMASVDCIGGEECSIQPTPTLNPPSATAEFPASQTEAPFQTVPEPKYWVITVLKVNATLDLNPTKFEPRLARLYRIAFNSRQQALHLGWNGSGYWNSSTALQFAKQVIRRRREKRDVSVRVHNLRSAPGTGSLELVYSVRVAGRPVLALAAARDMRLVSEGEATSELGYPVETKAEPYLQSSEAVSEAAARSRDTWLLIGSGLSAVILFIILIAIFILGYNSHKRKQKSRVQGNLNKSRVFEREAHRGISNIAFQDDQPDAKTGSRASLSHHSISEQSDISEAALVRGGGLAMINPPATTPTPTPKPRSARVSSPNSYLSMPSVKAFPRRAKIPEPLNQVLAEDSKSPVPKLTRHGSVEGNDPGVVGPIVWDLHCHRLYKQAECLELEDDPSLIEPNVGRMRRRFHQLLDDAFSLFGSPPPSPSPTSSRSTSIDIRAKSALTSL, from the exons TGTACGCTGAGGAAGATCTACGGCGAAACTATCGGCTCGAGGATTTCCTTTGGACCGGTTCCGGGGATGGCGAGGATGGAGAGAGCGGGGATCACTCGTGGCAAACCACCACTGTATTTCAGACCACCACTATACTCACTACCATTTACTCAACACCTGTTTATGTCAGGCCGTCT ATGGCGTCCGTGGACTGTATCGGCGGCGAAGAATGTTCCATTCAGCCGACACCAACTCTGAATCCTCCTTCTGCGACAGCTGAGTTCCCAGCCTCTCAAACAGAGGCCCCTTTTCAAACTGTGCCGGAGCCCAAGTACTGGGTCATAACTGTTCTGAAAGTGAACGCAACTTTAGACTTAAATCCAACTAAATTCGAGCCAAGATTAGCCCGTCTATACCGGATAGCTTTTAATAG taGGCAACAAGCACTGCACTTGGGCTGGAATGGGAGCGGGTACTGGAACTCGAGCACGGCGCTGCAGTTTGCCAAGCAGGTGATTCGCAGGCGCCGCGAGAAGCGGGATGTGAGTGTGCGGGTGCACAACCTGAGATCAGCACCCGGGACCGGCTCTCTGGAACTCGTCTACTCTGTTCGAGTTGCGGGCCGACCCGTTTTGGCCCTTGCCGCTGCCCGGGATATGCGACTTGTGTCCGAAGGAGAGGCAACCTCTGAACTTGGCTATCCCGTCGAAACGAAAGCTGAAC CTTACTTACAAAGTTCTGAGGCGGTAAGCGAAGCGGCTGCTAGGTCACGTGACACTTGGCTCCTGATCGGCTCGGGTCTGAGCGCTGTCATCCTGTTCATCATCCTCATCGCCATCTTCATCCTCGGCTACAACAGCCACAAACGGAAACAGAAGTCCCGCGTCCAGGGTAACTTGAACAAGAGCCGCGTCTTCGAGAGGGAGGCCCATCGCGGAATCTCCAACATCGCGTTCCAAGACGACCAACCCGACGCTAAG ACGGGAAGCAGGGCCTCGTTGAGTCACCACTCGATCAGTGAACAGAGCGACATTTCTGAGGCTGCCCTCgtgcggggaggggggctcgcCATGATAAATCCCCCCGCGACCACCCCAACCCCGACCCCCAAACCCCGTTCGGCTAGAGTTTCCAGCCCCAACTCATATTTGTCTATGCCTTCCGTCAAAGCATTTCCAAG GCGGGCAAAGATACCAGAACCATTAAACCAGGTCCTTGCTGAAGATTCCAAGTCTCCAGTTCCAAAGTTGACACGGCATGGAAGTGTGGAAGGTAATGATCCAGGTGTTGTTGGTCCTATCGTTTGGGATTTGCACTGTCATCGTCTTTACAAACAAG CCGAATGTTTGGAGTTGGAGGACGATCCCTCCTTAATTGAGCCAAATGTTGGGAGAATGCGGCGCAGATTTCACCAGCTTCTCGACGACGCTTTTAGCCTTTTCGGGAGCCCTCCGCCTTCACCCAGTCCAACTTCTTCCAGATCTACATCCATAGATATTCGAGCCAAATCTGCTCTG